The Vidua chalybeata isolate OUT-0048 chromosome 6, bVidCha1 merged haplotype, whole genome shotgun sequence genome has a segment encoding these proteins:
- the ADM gene encoding pro-adrenomedullin, with protein MKLVHVALLYLGSVTFFGVDAARVDVATEFKRKWTKWALSRAKRDVKPAGLLRGLGAAADVLPLIRTQDVKEDSRVSPPSNREDAHIRVKRYRQSINRFPHFQTKACRFGTCTVHWLVDELHRAAVNDRNDAAPPNKISPQGYGRRRRSLPERRSPARSPSSGRRPRTRRAQPLAAVLGV; from the exons ATGAAACTAGTTCACGTAGCCCTGCTCTATCTCGGCTCTGTGACTTTCTTCGGGGTGGATGCTGCAAGAGTGGACGTAGCGACAGAGTTCAAAAGAAA ATGGACGAAATGGGCACTAAGCCGAGCCAAGCGGGACGTGAAGCCTGCGGGCTTGCTCcgagggctgggggcagccgCCGACGTGCTGCCTCTCATACGCACCCAGGACGTGAAGGAGGATTCCCGAGTCTCGCCTCCCAG CAACCGGGAGGATGCTCACATCCGCGTCAAGCGCTACCGCCAGAGCATTAACAGATTCCCCCACTTCCAAACAAAGGCGTGCCGCTTCGGGACGTGCACGGTGCATTGGCTGGTCGACGAGCTCCACAGGGCGGCCGTCAACGATAGGAACGATGCCGCCCCCCCCAACAAGATCAGCCCCCAGGGCTACGGCCGCCGGCGACGCTCCCTGCCCGAGCGCCGCAGCCCAGCGCGCTCCCCCAGCTCCGGGCGGCGCCCACGGACGCGCCGGGCGCAGCCCCTCGCCGCCGTCCTCGGAGTCTGA